Proteins from a single region of Chlamydia buteonis:
- the rpmA gene encoding 50S ribosomal protein L27: MAHKKGQGASRNGRDSESKRLGMKVGAGQRVSTGSILVRQRGTKWHPSKNVGRGRDDTLFALIDGIVVTRKTDRTYISVLPE, encoded by the coding sequence ATGGCACATAAGAAAGGTCAGGGAGCAAGCCGTAACGGTCGCGATTCAGAGTCAAAGCGTCTCGGTATGAAAGTGGGCGCAGGGCAAAGGGTTTCCACGGGAAGTATTCTTGTAAGACAAAGAGGCACTAAGTGGCATCCTTCGAAAAATGTAGGTAGAGGTCGTGATGACACTCTATTTGCTTTAATAGATGGTATTGTTGTCACTAGGAAGACAGATCGTACATATATTTCTGTTCTTCCAGAATAA
- the obgE gene encoding GTPase ObgE → MFLDQITIELRAGKGGNGVVAWRKEKYLPKGGPYGGNGGVGGSIVIESATHVYSFESYRNIRFLKAEDGRPGATNNRSGKNGKDLVLIVPEGTLLRDVATKEILYDFAKSGERLVVCRGGKGGKGNTFFKTSTNRAPTKATPGKPGEIRQVELELKLIADIGLVGFPNAGKSTLFNTLARTEVKVGAYPFTTLQPVLGLVPCQEKLYQKPWIIADIPGIIEGAHQNRGLGLDFLRHIERTRLLLFVIDICGCERSSPEEDLRILMDELLHYREDLADKNRIIALNKIDDLLPDERQERLESFQKLFPSEKFVLVSGLTGEGVDLLNSLFTNKLAV, encoded by the coding sequence ATGTTTTTAGATCAGATTACCATAGAGTTGCGTGCTGGAAAAGGTGGTAACGGTGTTGTCGCTTGGAGAAAGGAAAAATATCTGCCAAAAGGCGGCCCCTATGGCGGTAACGGTGGTGTCGGTGGATCTATTGTTATAGAGTCGGCTACACATGTGTACTCTTTTGAATCCTATAGAAATATACGTTTTTTAAAAGCCGAAGACGGGCGACCGGGAGCCACAAATAACCGTTCTGGGAAGAACGGTAAAGACCTCGTCTTAATCGTTCCCGAAGGAACTTTACTAAGAGATGTAGCCACTAAAGAAATTCTATATGACTTTGCTAAAAGCGGAGAGCGTTTAGTTGTTTGTCGTGGAGGTAAAGGAGGTAAGGGGAATACGTTTTTCAAAACATCCACAAACCGCGCTCCTACGAAAGCAACTCCCGGCAAGCCTGGAGAAATACGCCAGGTTGAGCTGGAGCTAAAGCTTATAGCCGATATTGGCCTTGTGGGTTTCCCTAATGCGGGAAAATCTACATTATTTAACACTCTTGCAAGAACAGAAGTAAAGGTAGGAGCTTATCCATTCACTACACTTCAGCCTGTATTGGGGCTTGTTCCATGCCAGGAAAAACTATACCAGAAACCCTGGATTATAGCAGATATTCCTGGAATCATAGAGGGAGCTCACCAAAATCGTGGCTTAGGGCTAGATTTCTTAAGACACATTGAGCGTACCAGATTATTGTTGTTTGTTATTGATATTTGCGGATGCGAGAGATCCTCCCCAGAAGAAGACCTACGTATTCTTATGGATGAGCTTTTACATTATAGGGAAGATCTCGCAGACAAGAATAGGATTATAGCTTTAAACAAGATTGATGATCTTCTTCCCGATGAAAGGCAAGAACGTCTAGAAAGTTTTCAAAAACTCTTCCCTTCTGAGAAGTTTGTATTAGTATCCGGACTTACTGGAGAAGGGGTCGACTTACTTAATAGTCTTTTCACAAATAAACTAGCCGTATAA
- the rplU gene encoding 50S ribosomal protein L21 has translation MKSYAIIQTGSKQYQVSEGDIIDVELLDGVSEGQEVVFDQVLFTFDGSKVSLGTPTVKNAVVKGELLSQVRGEKVIAYKYKRRKNYHRKIGHRQNYLRVKISNLVI, from the coding sequence ATGAAGTCTTACGCAATAATTCAGACCGGAAGCAAGCAATATCAGGTTTCCGAAGGAGATATAATTGACGTCGAATTATTAGACGGTGTTTCCGAAGGACAAGAAGTTGTTTTCGATCAAGTGTTGTTTACTTTTGATGGGTCTAAAGTTTCTTTAGGGACTCCTACAGTAAAGAATGCTGTAGTAAAGGGTGAATTGTTATCTCAAGTTCGTGGAGAGAAGGTCATCGCCTATAAGTATAAAAGACGTAAAAATTATCATCGTAAGATCGGTCACCGTCAGAACTATCTTAGGGTAAAAATTAGCAATCTAGTGATTTAA